From a region of the Sesamum indicum cultivar Zhongzhi No. 13 linkage group LG3, S_indicum_v1.0, whole genome shotgun sequence genome:
- the LOC105157780 gene encoding uncharacterized protein LOC105157780, with the protein MTKSKEKKKKSTLTEEEVSKRGKKFQALDVKIKTIGENPDQKAPPVVGYFPSGYDPLKNSDDSDSRPGSVKVYKSANSRNPRNPRMQVVVGVNGSQVNFVGSNYSGEATTPQLCNYALGVLDKETRVLTMVPIAANRIFRLDPKFGGPELHENEELDEAKGEITMEEKADKFRNLTVMYSTKKDIRRDVKRETLRQTEGPGTQEDVDQKLKGIEINTEALEAIASTTNSRNVPPYDLDATSPDKAYPLDKIILKGEWDYLLDVFELAEAGSVVSPDVYPSFVCNRVDKLEDVKDESKKRRFAGILSYITHLIKFKDRHSMDGVTSAKRHKLPSILSQKFSSLFGATNDTRIPDDKLKLLISYILVLSLFADDFRSDPSDIAKDLRMNPITLRPHYEYLGCKFVRDNQVLLATLPVPLEFQTIKRKRRR; encoded by the exons ATGAcgaaatcaaaagaaaaaaagaagaaatcgaCGCTAACAGAAGAAGAAGTTTCGAAGAGGGGGAAGAAGTTCCAAGCCCTGGACGTGAAAATCAAGACAATTGGCGAAAACCCAGATCAAAAAGCTCCTCCAGTAGTTGGATACTTTCCATCCGGCTATGACCCATTGAAAAATTCCGATGACTCGGATTCAAGACCGGGAAGCGTCAAGGTTTACAAGAGCGCGAATTCTCGAAACCCTAGGAACCCTAGAATGCAGGTTGTGGTGGGCGTGAATGGGTCGCAGGTGAACTTTGTTGGGTCAAATTATTCCGGCGAGGCAACGACGCCGCAGCTGTGTAATTATGCTCTGGGGGTGTTGGACAAGGAGACCAGAGTTTTGACAATGGTTCCAATTGCTGCTAATAGG ATATTCAGATTGGACCCGAAATTTGGAGGGCCTGAGCTGCATGAAAATGAAGAGCTGGATGAAGCGAAGGGAGAAATCACCATGGAGGAGAAGGCTGATAAATTCAGAAATTTGACTGTAATGTATTCAACAAAGAAGGATATACGACGG GATGTGAAACGTGAAACCCTACGACAAACAGAAGGTCCAGGAACTCAGGAAGATGTGGACCAGAAATTGAAAGGAATTGAGATAAACACAGAGGCACTTGAAGCTATCGCTTCTACTACTAATTCTCGCAATGTTCCACCATATGATTTGGATGCCACTTCACCAGATAAGGCATATCCACTCGACAAGATAATTCTGAAAGGGGAATGGGATTATCTTCTAGATGTTTTTGAGCTTGCAGAAGCTGGATCAGTAGTGAGCCCTGATGTTTATCCAAGTTTTGTTTGCAACAgagttgataaattagaagATGTTAAG GATGAgtcaaagaaaagaagattTGCTGGCATATTGTCATATATCACTCATCTCATCAAGTTCAAGGATAGGCATTCTATGGATGGTGTAACATCTGCAAAGCGTCACAAATTACCTAGTATCCTGTCTCAGAAGTTCTCCTCTTTGTTTGGTGCTACAAACGATACAAGAATTCCAGATGATAAATTGAAACTGCTTATTAGCTATATCCTGGTGCTCTCTTTGTTTGCTGATGATTTCCGGTCCGACCCGTCAGATATAGCCAAAGATCTTCGGATGAACCCTATAACATTAAGACCTCACTATGAGTACTTAGGTTGCAAGTTTGTTCGCGATAATCAGGTTTTGCTGGCAACGCTTCCTGTCCCGCTAGAATTCCAGACAATCAAAAGGAAGAGGCGAAGGTAG
- the LOC105157779 gene encoding protein phosphatase 2C 16-like isoform X1, whose protein sequence is MALQCDSWFTSLLLLMKKRGMTEEMSPPAACEISEIANLKEIERRNRETETANLLSDRGVMLDDNSGSSWGAGYDCASTDKNELTSSMLGGSKTHDMSGRREITENGVLVHEVQESEEDEILSVAEDPSSLELLPIDSTSDLSVPLDTTSDASLPIAVELEGSENGQIFAKVISVEERSIKRRLSEDILKEAAKPNEECSSGPTIKASIVAVKLSSEKDSSKGGVKSVFELDCLPLWGSVSICGNRPEMEDAVMAAPHFMKIPIKMFIGDHGIDGISQKLSHLTSHFFGVYDGHGGSQVANYCRDRVHLVLEEELKNVKDVLVNGCTRDTRQVQWENVFTRCFLKVDDEVGGKVSRVINTHVSSCTSEPVAPETVGTTAVVAVVSSSHIIVANCGDSRAVLYRGKEAIALSVDHKPNREDEYARIEASGGKVIQWNGHRVFGVLAMSRAIGDRYLKPWIIPEPEVMFVPRAREDECLVLASDGLWDIMTNEEVCEVARKRILLWHKRNASNPLADRGQGVDPAAQAAADYLSNLALQKGSKDNISIIVVDLKAQRKFKVKS, encoded by the exons ATGGCGCTTCAATGCGATTCCTG GTTTACAAGTTTGCTTTTGTTGATGAAAAAAAGAGGAATGACGGAAGAGATGTCGCCTCCTGCTGCATGtgaaatttctgaaattgcaAACCTCAAGGAGATCGAACGACGCAATCGAGAGACAGAAACAGCTAACTTGCTGTCAGATCGAGGGGTCATGCTGGATGATAATTCTGGGTCTAGTTGGGGTGCTGGTTATGATTGTGCTAGCACTGACAAGAATGAGCTTACCTCATCAATGCTGGGGGGAAGTAAAACACATGATATGTCAGGGAGAAGAGAGATAACTGAAAATGGTGTATTGGTTCATGAAGTACAGGAAAGTGAAGAAGATGAAATTCTCTCAGTTGCTGAAGACCCAAGTAGTTTGGAGTTGTTACCCATAGATTCTACTTCAGATTTAAGTGTGCCTTTAGATACTACTTCAGACGCCAGCTTACCGATAGCTGTTGAACTTGAGGGTAGTGAGAATGGTCAAATATTTGCAAAGGTCATTAGTGTGGAGGAAAGAAGTATAAAACGGAGATTATCTGAGGATATCCTAAAGGAGGCTGCTAAACCAAATGAAGAATGTTCCAGTGGACCTACAATAAAGGCATCCATAGTTGCTGTGAAGTTATCCAGTGAAAAGGATTCCAGTAAAGGTGGTGTTAAGAGTGTCTTTGAACTGGACTGTCTGCCACTATGGGGATCAGTGTCTATATGTGGGAATAGGCCGGAGATGGAAGACGCTGTTATGGCCGCACCtcatttcatgaaaattcCGATTAAGATGTTTATTGGTGACCATGGTATAGATGGGATAAGTCAGAAGTTGAGTCACCTGACTTCGCATTTCTTTGGGGTTTATGACGGTCATGGTGGATCTCAG GTAGCAAACTACTGTCGCGATCGTGTCCATTTGGTTTTGGAAGAGGAGTTAAAGAATGTTAAAGATGTTCTGGTGAATGGATGTACCAGAGACACACGACAGGTTCAGTGGGAGAATGTGTTTACCAGATGCTTTCTAAAGGTTGATGACGAAGTTGGGGGAAAAGTGAGCAGAGTCATAAATACACATGTGTCTAGTTGCACCTCTGAACCTGTCGCCCCCGAGACTGTTGGAACGACTGCTGTGGTTGCGGTGGTTTCTTCATCACATATTATAGTTGCCAACTGTGGAGATTCACGAGCTGTCCTTTATCGTGGTAAAGAAGCAATCGCGCTATCGGTCGATCATAAA CCTAACCGAGAGGATGAGTATGCTAGGATTGAGGCATCTGGCGGCAAGGTCATACAATGGAATGGGCACCGTGTTTTTGGTGTTCTCGCGATGTCAAGGGCTATTG GCGATAGATACTTAAAGCCATGGATCATACCAGAACCTGAGGTCATGTTTGTGCCTCGTGCCAGAGAAGACGAGTGCCTTGTTCTGGCCAGTGATGGCTTATGGGACATAATGACAAACGAAGAAGTTTGTGAGGTGGCTAGAAAAAGAATCTTACTGTGGCACAAAAGGAATGCGTCGAACCCATTGGCAGATAGGGGCCAAGGAGTTGACCCTGCTGCACAAGCAGCAGCCGATTACCTCTCAAACCTCGCCCTTCAGAAGGGGAGCAAGgataatatttctataatcgTAGTCGACCTGAAAGCCCAAAGGAAGTTCAAGGTCAAATCTTGA
- the LOC110011255 gene encoding U-box domain-containing protein 52-like translates to MSQVRGISQWKSKEANKLEEVQHAQEAALAIVEREKQKCKAAVEVAYKAQRIAELESEKRKQAEMKFQKEAEEKQKVIDALAYSEIRYRRYTMDEIAVATNYFSSSEKVGEGGYGPVFKATLDHTPVAIKVLRPDISQGEKQFHREVTSLYPQILLIGILSCNFSTMDIVQVEVLSRMRHPHMVILLGACPEYGCLVYEYMQNGSLEDRLFCREGSRPLSWRIRFRIAAEIATALNFLHRTRPEPLVHRDLKPANILLDKNYVSKISDVGLCRLVPPSIADSVTQYHMTAAAGTFCYIDPEYQQTGMLGTKSDIYSLGVMLLQIITAKPAMGLTHYVETAIDTGRFAEILDPTVHDWPVNEALSFAKLALQCCELRRRDRPDLDSVILPELERLRDLGSQNNPDGRFDDKYSQSQTSKGNSPKAMSQVNENRFDHI, encoded by the coding sequence ATGTCCCAGGTAAGAGGCATTTCCCAATGGAAATCGAAGGAGGCAAATAAACTAGAAGAGGTTCAGCATGCCCAAGAGGCTGCATTAGCCATTGTTGAGAGAGAGAAGCAAAAGTGTAAGGCTGCAGTTGAAGTAGCATATAAGGCACAGCGCATAGCAGAGCTAGAGTCAGAGAAGAGAAAGCAGGCAGAGATGAAGTTCCAAAAAGAGGCTGAAGAGAAGCAGAAGGTCATCGATGCATTAGCATACAGTGAGATTCGGTACCGAAGGTATACCATGGATGAAATTGCAGTTGCAACAAATTACTTCTCCAGTTCAGAAAAGGTCGGTGAAGGGGGATATGGGCCTGTTTTTAAAGCTACACTGGATCACACACCTGTTGCCATTAAGGTTCTCAGGCCAGACATTTCACAAGGCGAAAAGCAGTTCCATAGAGAGGTAACTTCCTTATATCCACAGATTCTTTTAATTGGAATCTTATCTTGTAATTTCTCCACAATGGACATTGTACAGGTTGAGGTGCTGAGCCGCATGAGACATCCCCATATGGTTATCCTTTTGGGTGCCTGTCCTGAGTACGGTTGCCTTGTATATGAGTATATGCAAAATGGGAGTTTAGAAGACAGACTTTTCTGCAGAGAGGGCAGTCGTCCCCTATCATGGAGGATACGCTTTAGAATAGCTGCAGAAATCGCCACTGCCTTGAATTTTCTTCATCGGACAAGGCCCGAGCCCCTTGTGCATCGAGATCTCAAACCTGCAAACATTCTATTAGACAAAAACTACGTGAGCAAGATTAGTGATGTTGGGCTATGCAGGTTGGTTCCACCATCTATAGCAGATAGTGTTACGCAGTATCACATGACAGCAGCAGCAGGCACATTTTGTTACATTGATCCAGAGTACCAACAAACTGGAATGTTGGGAACAAAATCAGACATATACTCTTTAGGGGTAATGTTACTGCAAATTATTACGGCCAAACCTGCTATGGGTTTGACACATTATGTTGAGACTGCAATAGACACTGGCCGCTTCGCAGAGATACTTGATCCAACAGTCCATGACTGGCCAGTGAATGAGGCTTTATCCTTTGCAAAATTGGCCTTACAGTGCTGTGAATTGAGGAGGAGAGACAGACCAGATCTCGATTCAGTCATATTACCTGAACTGGAACGACTAAGAGACCTAGGATCACAAAATAATCCTGACGGCAGATTTGATGATAAGTATTCTCAAAGTCAAACTTCTAAAGGAAACTCACCTAAGGCTATGAGTCAGGTGAATGAGAACAGATTTGATCATATATGA
- the LOC105157779 gene encoding protein phosphatase 2C 16-like isoform X2, which translates to MTEEMSPPAACEISEIANLKEIERRNRETETANLLSDRGVMLDDNSGSSWGAGYDCASTDKNELTSSMLGGSKTHDMSGRREITENGVLVHEVQESEEDEILSVAEDPSSLELLPIDSTSDLSVPLDTTSDASLPIAVELEGSENGQIFAKVISVEERSIKRRLSEDILKEAAKPNEECSSGPTIKASIVAVKLSSEKDSSKGGVKSVFELDCLPLWGSVSICGNRPEMEDAVMAAPHFMKIPIKMFIGDHGIDGISQKLSHLTSHFFGVYDGHGGSQVANYCRDRVHLVLEEELKNVKDVLVNGCTRDTRQVQWENVFTRCFLKVDDEVGGKVSRVINTHVSSCTSEPVAPETVGTTAVVAVVSSSHIIVANCGDSRAVLYRGKEAIALSVDHKPNREDEYARIEASGGKVIQWNGHRVFGVLAMSRAIGDRYLKPWIIPEPEVMFVPRAREDECLVLASDGLWDIMTNEEVCEVARKRILLWHKRNASNPLADRGQGVDPAAQAAADYLSNLALQKGSKDNISIIVVDLKAQRKFKVKS; encoded by the exons ATGACGGAAGAGATGTCGCCTCCTGCTGCATGtgaaatttctgaaattgcaAACCTCAAGGAGATCGAACGACGCAATCGAGAGACAGAAACAGCTAACTTGCTGTCAGATCGAGGGGTCATGCTGGATGATAATTCTGGGTCTAGTTGGGGTGCTGGTTATGATTGTGCTAGCACTGACAAGAATGAGCTTACCTCATCAATGCTGGGGGGAAGTAAAACACATGATATGTCAGGGAGAAGAGAGATAACTGAAAATGGTGTATTGGTTCATGAAGTACAGGAAAGTGAAGAAGATGAAATTCTCTCAGTTGCTGAAGACCCAAGTAGTTTGGAGTTGTTACCCATAGATTCTACTTCAGATTTAAGTGTGCCTTTAGATACTACTTCAGACGCCAGCTTACCGATAGCTGTTGAACTTGAGGGTAGTGAGAATGGTCAAATATTTGCAAAGGTCATTAGTGTGGAGGAAAGAAGTATAAAACGGAGATTATCTGAGGATATCCTAAAGGAGGCTGCTAAACCAAATGAAGAATGTTCCAGTGGACCTACAATAAAGGCATCCATAGTTGCTGTGAAGTTATCCAGTGAAAAGGATTCCAGTAAAGGTGGTGTTAAGAGTGTCTTTGAACTGGACTGTCTGCCACTATGGGGATCAGTGTCTATATGTGGGAATAGGCCGGAGATGGAAGACGCTGTTATGGCCGCACCtcatttcatgaaaattcCGATTAAGATGTTTATTGGTGACCATGGTATAGATGGGATAAGTCAGAAGTTGAGTCACCTGACTTCGCATTTCTTTGGGGTTTATGACGGTCATGGTGGATCTCAG GTAGCAAACTACTGTCGCGATCGTGTCCATTTGGTTTTGGAAGAGGAGTTAAAGAATGTTAAAGATGTTCTGGTGAATGGATGTACCAGAGACACACGACAGGTTCAGTGGGAGAATGTGTTTACCAGATGCTTTCTAAAGGTTGATGACGAAGTTGGGGGAAAAGTGAGCAGAGTCATAAATACACATGTGTCTAGTTGCACCTCTGAACCTGTCGCCCCCGAGACTGTTGGAACGACTGCTGTGGTTGCGGTGGTTTCTTCATCACATATTATAGTTGCCAACTGTGGAGATTCACGAGCTGTCCTTTATCGTGGTAAAGAAGCAATCGCGCTATCGGTCGATCATAAA CCTAACCGAGAGGATGAGTATGCTAGGATTGAGGCATCTGGCGGCAAGGTCATACAATGGAATGGGCACCGTGTTTTTGGTGTTCTCGCGATGTCAAGGGCTATTG GCGATAGATACTTAAAGCCATGGATCATACCAGAACCTGAGGTCATGTTTGTGCCTCGTGCCAGAGAAGACGAGTGCCTTGTTCTGGCCAGTGATGGCTTATGGGACATAATGACAAACGAAGAAGTTTGTGAGGTGGCTAGAAAAAGAATCTTACTGTGGCACAAAAGGAATGCGTCGAACCCATTGGCAGATAGGGGCCAAGGAGTTGACCCTGCTGCACAAGCAGCAGCCGATTACCTCTCAAACCTCGCCCTTCAGAAGGGGAGCAAGgataatatttctataatcgTAGTCGACCTGAAAGCCCAAAGGAAGTTCAAGGTCAAATCTTGA
- the LOC105157847 gene encoding uncharacterized protein LOC105157847: MVAIDQDKNSQFAVKWAVEKLRLRDNQIILVHVRTQQSRDSKDIPEEGREPTHAEAKQLFLSYRSICARKGVRAKEVMLHGHDVANKLCEYIGINAVTSIVLGASSRGALARAFKFTDVPSSVVKHAPDSCTVYAVSKGKVQKLKSSTKPETPSSATCSIPRNAFSPEGTHPAKFHPQESWKSAASDPSYLDGGNQPRASVDSGNSYSPPSSWNNSREYQQIIPRERPSGSKTPSHQNLFYSSESLQAVEKQHGGKGLAVPESANISNESIVYSSNYSSSQDSGGGDSEFGRMTPLNRQHGSKISAILQSMNNLNLEVRTKDTTSYSVSESSDHSEVLSFPSDVSFEILDQTRISDSWSSSSSRAAEKEDELRRLKQELKEMTMKYDMACQEAVTAKDKVYPFTIRCMVT; the protein is encoded by the exons ATGGTGGCCATCGACCAGGACAAGAACAGCCAGTTTGCGGTGAAATGGGCGGTCGAGAAATTGAGGTTGAGGGATAACCAGATCATCCTCGTACATGTTAGAACCCAACAGAGTCGTGATTCCA AGGATATACCCGAAGAAGGCCGCGAACCAACTCATGCTGAAGCGAAGCAGTTATTCCTTTCTTATCGTAGTATTTGCGCTCGGAAAGGG GTCCGCGCAAAGGAAGTGATGCTCCATGGCCATGATGTTGCAAACAAGCTTTGTGAGTATATAGGCATCAACGCTGTCACCAGCATTGTCCTTGGTGCTTCAAGCCGAGGTGCCCTAGCAAG GGCATTTAAATTCACAGATGTTCCGAGTTCTGTAGTAAAACATGCACCTGATTCTTGCACAGTGTATGCTGTATCAAAGGGGAAAGTGCAGAAACTTAAGTCATCAACTAAACCTGAGACTCCCAGCAGTGCAACTTGTTCCATCCCCAGGAATGCATTCTCGCCTGAAGGAACGCATCCTGCAAAATTTCATCC TCAGGAGAGTTGGAAAAGTGCTGCCTCTGATCCATCATATCTGGATGGAGGCAATCAGCCGAGAGCATCAGTGGATAGCGGCAACAGTTATTCGCCTCCGAGTTCATGGAACAATAGCAGAGAGTATCAACAAATTATCCCAAGAGAAAGGCCTTCTGGCAGCAAAACACCTTCgcatcaaaatttattttacagcAGTGAATCTCTTCAAGCTGTGGAAAAGCAGCACGGAGGTAAGGGACTGGCAGTTCCGGAGTCGGCAAATATTAGTAACGAGTCTATTGTCTATAGCAGCAATTACAGCTCGTCCCAGGATTCTGGGGGTGGTGACAGTGAATTTGGTCGCATGACTCCACTCAACAGGCAGCACGGCAGCAAGATTTCAGCAATTCTACAGTCCATGAACAATCTGAATCTTGAGGTTCGAACCAAGGATACTACGTCTTATTCTGTGTCTGAATCAAGTGATCATTCTGAGGTGCTGAGTTTCCCCTCGGATGTCTCCTTTGAAATTCTAGACCAGACCCGAATTTCAGATTCGTGGAGCTCCAGCTCATCAAGAGCAGCT GAAAAAGAGGATGAGTTGAGGAGATTGAAACAAGAGTTGAAGGAAATGACAATGAAGTATGATATGGCTTGTCAAGAAGCTGTGACTGCCAAAGATAAGGTATATCCATTTACAATACGCTGCATGGTAACATAG
- the LOC105157848 gene encoding serine/arginine repetitive matrix protein 1-like: MEEDGDGEDLTPFWVQSSSNLRRADRLRRGVSGAFFSSGLVVFLLLVTAVCFLVFVVPSTLSFSAQIFRPNSVRKSWDSLNIVLVLVAVVFGFLSRNKNEDRFSYYDEFQASSSKQNQSQKSNPSTPNKWYEGQTSNLATSNQWYEDSDYQAKLERRNSFLRRNSSSYPDLREFSSFHWSYGDYQRRFYDDFHVDPGRVPDPGQLHRRHRSLEEVDYLRAAPQTKAIIVDTLVSKSKEAANLLPPLPPAQPPPAVPHPEEMSDGTEERAAPESDRSSRKKEEDSEPPVTARKPPPPPAAAAAESPDSSQVLENPRRTYERVPRKKERSSRKPNKQMEPTRRIVTPPPPSPPPPPPPPLPPPQQKSSKRGGGTGSATKDFLNSLYHKKKKKQRQKSVDNLDSLLHEAQAPLSFQLPPPSPPPPPPPPPPPPSVFQNLFSSKKQKRKRTITVTLAPHPPSLPTRQPEPTSRTAPLPTSKPPKPIKMIFDKLEENSNSGGESPLHRIPPAPPPPPPGFFKSPAWKFVVQGDYVRINSNTSSRSGSPDLDDPDSDVTPSSVDGGGATPFHPSPLFCPSPDVNTKAESFITNFRAKLKLEKIHSMKKREVGLSGLGPGPASGPSQI; this comes from the coding sequence ATGGAAGAAGATGGAGATGGGGAAGACCTGACACCGTTCTGGGTCCAGAGCAGCTCCAATCTCCGCCGTGCTGACCGCCTCCGCCGTGGTGTATCCGGCGCGTTCTTTAGCTCAGGGCTGGTGGTTTTTCTTCTGCTGGTAACAGCTGtttgtttcttggtttttgtAGTGCCCTCTACTCTGTCTTTTAGTGCTCAGATCTTTAGGCCGAATAGTGTGAGGAAAAGTTGGGATTCTTTGAACATTGTGCTTGTTTTGGTTGCTGTAGTGTTTGGTTTTCTTAGCAGAAACAAGAATGAGGATAGGTTTTCATATTATGATGAATTTCAAGCTTCTTCCAGTAAGCAGAATCAGTCCCAGAAGTCCAACCCATCTACGCCCAACAAGTGGTATGAGGGACAGACATCAAATCTTGCAACTTCAAACCAATGGTATGAAGATTCTGATTATCAGGCTAAATTGGAGCGCAGAAATTCCTTCTTGAGAAGGAATAGCAGCTCATACCCCGATCTGCGTGAATTTTCTTCCTTCCATTGGTCTTATGGAGATTATCAGAGGAGATTTTATGATGATTTTCATGTTGATCCGGGTCGGGTTCCGGATCCGGGACAGCTACACCGCCGCCACCGGAGTTTGGAAGAAGTTGATTATCTCAGAGCAGCGCCGCAGACGAAGGCTATTATTGTTGATACATTGGTGAGTAAATCTAAGGAAGCTGCAAATTTGCTGCCGCCACTGCCACCAGCTCAACCGCCGCCGGCAGTACCTCATCCAGAAGAAATGTCGGATGGTACGGAAGAAAGAGCAGCACCTGAAAGCGACAGATCAAGcaggaaaaaggaagaagattCGGAACCTCCCGTTACAGCAAGGAAGCCACCTCCACCGCCTGCGGCGGCGGCGGCAGAGTCGCCAGACTCGTCACAAGTGCTGGAAAATCCAAGGCGTACATATGAAAGAGTGCCACGAAAAAAGGAGAGATCAAGTAGAAAACCGAACAAACAAATGGAACCAACAAGACGCATTGTgacaccaccaccaccttctCCTCCGccgcctcctcctcctcctctgcCTCCACCCCAGCAAAAGAGCAGCAAAAGAGGCGGGGGAACGGGAAGCGCAACTAAAGATTTCTTGAATTCCCTTTAccacaagaagaagaagaagcaaagACAGAAGAGCGTTGATAATTTGGATTCTCTTCTTCACGAAGCTCAAGCTCCTCTAAGCTTCCAGCTCCCGCCACCATCGCCGCCTCCTCCACCTCCGCCTCCACCTCCGCCACCATCAGTCTTCCAAAATCTGTTCTCTTCGAAAAAGCAAAAACGAAAGAGAACCATAACAGTCACACTGGCACCCCATCCACCATCTCTACCTACACGTCAACCAGAACCCACTTCCCGGACCGCGCCATTGCCCACTAGCAAGCCACCGAAACCCATAAAGATGATCTTCGATAAATTAGAGGAAAATTCAAACAGCGGCGGCGAATCCCCGCTCCATCGTATTCCGCCTGCCCCACCTCCGCCGCCTCCGGGGTTCTTCAAAAGCCCGGCATGGAAGTTTGTAGTGCAAGGAGACTACGTCAGGATCAACAGCAACACCAGCTCCAGGAGCGGGTCCCCGGACCTAGACGACCCGGATTCCGACGTCACGCCCTCCTCCGTGGACGGCGGCGGCGCAACGCCATTCCATCCATCGCCATTGTTCTGCCCGAGCCCAGACGTGAACACGAAAGCTGAGAGCTTCATCACTAACTTCCGGGCCAAATTGAAGCTTGAGAAGATCCATTCcatgaagaaaagagaagtgGGCTTGTCTGGTCTAGGCCCAGGCCCAGCTTCAGGCCCAAGTCAGATTTAA